Proteins from one Euwallacea similis isolate ESF13 chromosome 13, ESF131.1, whole genome shotgun sequence genomic window:
- the LOC136413228 gene encoding uncharacterized protein gives MDYHLLILALTLSAAAADLSLDPLQDPDQDFSTNVQDKRTICAALNKCTGNSASYVKRVVVKPSIVGYRPSVVRPVAVKPSLLGGYRYTKPKVHFSLKAPGGWKPIDTPVKPVVEVVKPENHVDVIHNNLVPHVDHLHLRPGHVHLQPAVPVGAHLDQVHQISIPHGGHYDTFTHVDHIHPVEALRPSPVLFEVTRPNLGVLPLGSRFLTPVLKQAPHVHHLHAVAPPPIHVAPVAPPHIHVAPVVPSPIPVAAPLPLAPAPVAPTPILPHPAFSVEYHGTRNYLPLAGALPVIPQPTFIPHQHVLSQPQALPFDHPAHGFVPQQALPHEHQQQFLRQEQQLPHQYQQQLQAIQEYQDIPQGQLPLEGEPGVLNYDQSTVIQPGQTDLQIPYHLPQHGSWQGEEGFRPSQQLEAPYHK, from the exons ATGGATTATCATCTA CTAATACTGGCTTTGACCCTTTCGGCTGCTGCAGCAGATCTGTCGCTAGACCCTCTACAGGACCCAGACCAAGATTTTAGCACTAACGTCCAAGACAAGAGGACTATATGCGCGGCCCTAAATAAGTGCACAGGCAATTCTGCTTCCTATGTCAAACGCGTAGTCGTTAAACCCTCGATAGTGGGGTACCGCCCTTCGGTAGTGAGACCTGTGGCTGTTAAGCCTTCGCTGCTCGGAGGATATAG ATACACCAAGCCGAAGGTTCACTTCAGTTTAAAAGCGCCTGGAGGCTGGAAGCCCATTGACACCCCAGTGAAGCCCGTGGTTGAGGTGGTGAAGCCCGAAAACCACGTGGATGTGATTCACAATAATCTGGTACCCCATGTGGATCATTTGCATTTAAGGCCTGGACATGTGCATTTACAGCCTGCGGTTCCTGTGGGGGCGCATCTGGATCAGGTGCATCAAATTAGTATTCCTCACG GAGGGCATTACGATACGTTCACTCATGTGGATCACATTCATCCAGTGGAAGCATTGAGGCCATCCCCGGTCCTTTTTGAAGTCACCAGGCCAAATCTTGGAGTCCTACCGCTTGGATCTCGCTTCCTCACTCCTGTTCTAAAACAAGCCCCGCATGTACATCATCTCCATGCAGTAGCTCCTCCTCCGATTCATGTAGCACCAGTAGCTCCTCCTCATATTCACGTAGCTCCAGTAGTTCCTTCTCCAATTCCTGTAGCTGCACCTCTGCCATTAGCACCTGCACCAGTGGCACCAACCCCAATCCTCCCTCACCCAGCATTCTCAGTAGAATACCATGGAACTAGAAACTATCTGCCCTTGGCTGGAGCGTTGCCTGTTATTCCACAACCCACTTTCATTCCTCACCAGCATGTACTGTCGCAACCGCAAGCGTTGCCATTTGATCATCCCGCCCATGGTTTCGTGCCTCAACAGGCTTTACCCCATGAACATCAGCAGCAGTTTTTGAGACAAGAACAGCAATTGCCTCATCAGTACCAACAGCAGCTTCAGGCGATTCAGGAGTATCAAGACATTCCTCAGGGTCAGCTGCCCTTAGAGGGGGAACCAGGAGTGTTAAATTACGACCAAAGTACTGTGATTCAGCCTGGACAGACAGACCTTCAAATCCCGTACCATTTGCCCCAACACGGGAGCTGGCAGGGAGAGGAAGGCTTCAGGCCTTCGCAGCAATTAGAAGCCCCTTATCATAAATAG
- the LOC136413174 gene encoding FK506-binding protein 5-like, giving the protein MTNLTHSIGFLVLVVAVISADIKLDENVIDVKKYSDNDVFEEDDTGLQARDKRTIGTLLSGVADLFGYDLNRRPAVHELTPVAYPSSVVNSFPLDPNSQVEQVLARQVAAPARPPAAAPAPAPAPAPAPAAPPVAPSTLTAGVRRAFQLGVNWSNQRQQLGAPSGPPAPAPAPAPVAPPAPPPAAAAAPPVAGVRRAYSVGVNWQNLRQTLGNTPGAPAPAAPAPAPPVQGVRRSYQLGLDFTNQRQQLGLAPGQAPPPPPAAAPPRAAPPARPPPPRPAAPPRPPPRAPPRAAPPARPAAPPRPARPRPGVRANLELSPQHPSVVERIYFHKDLAPQPLNIVLPKKIEAANIIPVVPAQEEEEEEGEEDSEEEQQSPKREEKEEKDEEETDENEENDSDNETDNETDNETNNETDNEADNESDNDSDNESNDEADEEEEDSEESKQAPREIPRGFTKSELKSQSKPINKQGLQTANTKEQIYISKKEYRKDGPQKFRIEFPDYSQETRQEEKRDIPPAKLNEIKAFTAYSTQAPKVPIPSPLTVLQIISKDVPKQINKLEQIQLETHHRAVRSVNSSSTPEPTPAATTQTATPESTLKVAPQNADSLAKIKAAKFINNQLVNYYNNKFHNDAVVAKESVKNPQLLKEPYYNVEPEAAEGPFQVSYNEEFGLPADTKLNQPETSATSYVQRKHQNILNDLVEHFQDRERYLKGQQAQTNAEIKKDDVGFYHAKVLDGIAKNFEDTAYHLRNRQHKLDQEHNKILQALREISSQKDKARQGQDEVKAEVNRIKEKIESKQSQPVNGEIEVNTKKLEDVELTPASIVSTSGNSEDTHIDDKIKVGNEDIVGHNDEYLEDIHGGEKLNAKLTEALDKNLHEDKPSFDSDFFFKPRDFVKEIEKLVYPEPLEEIQFHEHLDDITEKLDDKGVESTTVDNNQEPEKISEEPEEGHNHEDDIEEADEEESKKENKKEEPEELSEKEHVSSEDAGEDPTEKADEEEQDDKDEELKEPKTEKPFVAFESDEPKEEVKEEQFKEEHHEKENNEDDYDKEENSEEESKEEEATQEPKEEEVKEEELKEEEHKEAAPKEEELNEENLKDKKFDEFEAKKSEEDKTFEFQFGTFDSEKPDYSTSLEELIFGKSQKNLETPEVTTFFETSQNNEEETEDKPETEDDEQKEETEKPEVTTYFQTDNNSGQEQAEDEEDHKEETVKPDITTFFEKIEAKEEPEEETSTKDKEEEPEEETSTKYKEEEPEEETTTKDKEEEPEEETTTKDKEEEPEDETSTKDKEEPEEETSTKDKEEPEEETSTKDKDEPEDETFTKDTEKEPEEETSTKDNEEQEVEEEEEEREESTKEKSFEAPSEVPFTAFADNSEQTESSQKGKSELEDREESTDDKETLEKENPEENSDEEEANEQIKSDENKSTEKAEEEIIKDKTAEGSTEPYQEQEESEEAEDEEVQSEENQSEIKPEAQSDDKNNEEQSEEESKVENGNKKLEQEEAALRQAQEEEEQRKKEENEKALREYIIDHFDVDIIDGVPVPKGVKDTPRYKEIVESVNSPYEEKDFFNNGYDYGKNAEDFLIRLFDDNVKKLDKVGNAIEEEGEEEAAEEESKKNVAKAEETPCVEDDEDEPEDEEDVEEKKPIAAKLTYPHEQKFEEIYTDFRNKLSNPNTQDSNKLEVIHPYLHSGGFKQGGVEILENNEKVVTVPYDYDYGSSEKKLVIGVTPAPPPARVKRSLLNRLVKRQLEEDDDWTYQPESYDPSFNYNYEVARPRGGEEVKILRKKDEPLGPKAVVFENESGRQKTYIRVKQKEQEMYG; this is encoded by the exons ATGACAAATTTGACACATTCCATTGGGTTTCTGGTGCTGGTGGTGGCAGTGATTAGTGCCGATATTAAATTGGACGAGAATGTGAttgatgtgaaaaaatatagtgATAATGATGTGTTTGAAGAGGATGACACCGGCCTGCAGGCCAGGGATAAAAGGACTATTGGGACGCTTTTAAGTGGGGTGGCTGATTTGTTCGG GTATGACCTCAACAGAAGACCAGCAGTGCATGAACTGACCCCAGTAGCATATCCCTCCTCAGTGGTCAACTCCTTCCCCCTCGACCCTAATAGTCAAGTCGAGCAAGTGTTGGCCAGGCAGGTGGCAGCCCCTGCGCGCCCTCCTGCTGCAGCTCCTGCCCCTGCTCCGGCTCCAGCTCCAGCTCCTGCAGCTCCCCCAGTCGCTCCGTCCACCCTAACAGCTGGAGTTAGAAGAGCCTTCCAACTGGGTGTGAACTGGAGTAACCAAAGGCAGCAACTAGGAG CGCCCTCGGGCCCCCCCGCCCCAGCTCCAGCTCCAGCCCCTGTGGCGCCTCCTGCTCCTCCCCCAGCTGCAGCTGCGGCGCCTCCAGTTGCAGGAGTGAGGCGAGCCTATTCGGTTGGGGTGAATTGGCAAAATCTAAGGCAGACTTTGGGAAACACACCTGGAGCCCCCGCTCCTGCAGCTCCAGCCCCAGCTCCTCCTGTACAAGGCGTCAGGCGATCTTATCAGCTGGGTCTGGACTTCACCAATCAGCGTCAGCAGTTAG GATTAGCCCCAGGACAGGCACCGCCACCCCCGCCGGCGGCGGCACCACCTCGAGCAGCGCCACCTGCAAGACCACCCCCACCACGTCCTGCCGCCCCTCCTAGGCCACCACCTAGGGCTCCTCCCAGGGCGGCGCCCCCGGCTCGACCTGCAGCTCCCCCACGACCGGCGCGGCCCCGTCCTGGAGTCAGGGCTAACTTGGAACTATCCCCCCAGCACCCTTCCGTAGTTGAACgcatttattttcacaaagaCCTAGCTCCACAGCCCCTCAACATCGTCCTTCCCAAAAAGATCGAAGCCGCGAATATAATTCCAGTAGTACCAGCCCAGGAGGAAGAGGAGGAGGAAGGAGAAGAAGACAGCGAGGAAGAACAGCAGAGTCCAAAACGTGaagaaaaagaggaaaaagatGAGGAAGAAACTGATGAAAACGAGGAAAATGATAGTGACAATGAGACGGACAATGAGACGGACAACGAGACGAATAATGAGACAGATAATGAGGCGGATAATGAATCAGATAACGATTCGGATAATGAGTCGAATGACGAGGCCGACGAAGAGGAGGAGGACAGTGAGGAAAGCAAACAAGCTCCAAGGGAAATTCCTAGAGGTTTTACAAAGTCGGAGCTTAAATCCCAGAGTAAACCTATCAATAAACAAGGGCTGCAGACCGCAAACACCAAAGAGCAAATCTACATTTCGAAGAAAGAGTACCGCAAAGATGGACCTCAAAA gtttcGCATAGAATTTCCTGACTATTCTCAAGAGACTAGGCAGGAAGAGAAACGAGACATTCCGCCAGCTAAACTGAACGAAATCAAGGCATTCACGGCATACAGCACTCAAGCGCCGAAAGTACCCATTCCGAGCCCCCTCACAGTGCTACAAATAATTTCTAAGGACGTGCCAAAGCAGATAAACAAATTAGAACAAATTCAATTAGAAACTCATCACAGAGCTGTAAGAAGTGTTAATAGCAGTTCTACCCCAGAACCTACCCCAGCAGCAACCACGCAAACTGCCACCCCCGAAAGCACCCTCAAAGTTGCCCCTCAGAACGCAGACTCACTTGCCAAAATCAAGGCAGCAAAATTCATCAACAATCAACTGGTCAACTATTACAATAATAAGTTTCATAATGATGCTGTGGTGGCCAAAGAATCAGTGAAAAATCCTCAACTCCTCAAAGAACCTTATTACAATGTTGAGCCTGAGGCTGCGGAAGGACCCTTCCAAGTTTCCTACAACGAAGAGTTCGGGCTCCCTGCTGATACCAAACTAAACCAACCCGAAACATCCGCCACCAGCTATGTGCAACGCAAACATCAAAACATCCTAAATGATCTGGTTGAGCATTTCCAGGATCGTGAAAGATATTTGAAAGGCCAACAGGCCCAAACCAATGCAGAAATCAAGAAGGATGATGTCGGTTTCTATCATGCGAAAGTTCTGGATGGCATTGCGAAAAATTTCGAGGATACGGCTTATCACTTACGAAACAGACAACACAAGCTGGACCAGGaacacaataaaattctcCAAGCTCTACGGGAAATTTCTAGCCAGAAAGATAAGGCTCGGCAAGGGCAAGATGAAGTGAAGGCGGAAGTTAACAGAATCAAGGAGAAAATTGAGTCAAAACAATCGCAGCCGGTGAACGGAGAGATTGAAGTTAACACTAAGAAACTTGAGGATGTCGAACTAACCCCTGCAAGTATTGTTAGTACATCGGGAAATTCTGAAGACACCCACATTGatgacaaaattaaagtggGTAATGAAGATATTGTAGGGCACAACGATGAGTATCTGGAAGACATTCATGGAGGCGAAAAGTTGAATGCCAAACTAACAGAAGCTCTAGACAAAAACCTGCACGAAGACAAGCCATCATTTGATTCGGACTTCTTCTTTAAACCTAGAGATTTTGtcaaagaaattgaaaagttaGTCTATCCAGAACCTTTGGAAGAAATCCAGTTTCACGAACATTTAGACGATATCACTGAAAAACTCGATGATAAAGGGGTCGAAAGTACTACTGTCGATAATAATCAAGAGCCCGAAAAAATCTCTGAAGAGCCTGAAGAGGGCCATAACCACGAAGATGACATTGAAGAGGCCGATGAGGAAGAGAGtaagaaggaaaataaaaaagaagaacCGGAGGAACTTAGTGAGAAAGAACATGTTTCCAGTGAAGACGCAGGAGAAGACCCGACAGAAAAAGCAGATGAGGAAGAACAAGATGATAAGGACGAAGAACTCAAGGAACCTAAGACGGAAAAACCATTTGTAGCTTTTGAAAGTGATGAACCTAAGGAGGAAGTTAAGGAAGAGCAATTTAAAGAAGAACACCATGAGAAGGAAAATAATGAGGACGATTATGATAAAGAAGAAAACAGTGAAGAAGAATCAAAGGAAGAGGAGGCCACTCAAGAACCAAAAGAAGAAGAGGTTAAAGAGGAAGAATTAAAAGAAGAAGAGCATAAGGAAGCAGCACCTAAGgaagaagaattaaatgaagaaaatcttAAGGACAAAAAATTCGACGAATTTGAGGCAAAAAAGTCTGAAGAAGACAaaacatttgaatttcaatttggaACGTTTGATAGCGAAAAACCAGATTATTCCACGTCTCTTGAGGAattgatatttggaaaatctcaaaaaaatttggaaacaccTGAAGTAACAACGTTTTTCGAAACAAGCCaaaataatgaagaagaaaCCGAAGACAAACCAGAGACGGAAGATGATGAACAAAAGGAAGAGACCGAAAAACCAGAGGTAACAACTTACTTTCAAACAGATAATAATAGTGGACAAGAACAGGCAGAAGATGAAGAGGATCATAAAGAAGAAACTGTAAAGCCAGATATAACGACgttctttgaaaaaattgaagccAAAGAAGAACCAGAAGAAGAAACGTCCACCAAAGATAAAGAAGAAGAGCCAGAAGAAGAAACATCAACCAAATATAAAGAAGAAGAGCCAGAAGAAGAAACAACCACCAAAGATAAAGAAGAAGAGCCAGAAGAAGAAACAACCACCAAAGATAAAGAAGAAGAGCCAGAAGATGAAACGTCCACCAAAGATAAAGAAGAACCAGAAGAAGAAACGTCCACCAAAGATAAAGAAGAACCAGAAGAAGAAACATCCACCAAAGACAAAGATGAACCAGAAGATGAAACGTTCACCAAAGATACAGAAAAAGAGCCAGAAGAAGAAACGTCCACCAAAGATAATGAAGAACAAGAGGTGGAAGAGGAGGAAGAAGAAAGGGAGGAGTCGACGAAGGAAAAATCCTTTGAAGCTCCAAGTGAGGTTCCGTTTACTGCATTTGCTGATAATTCAGAGCAAACTGAGAGCAGCcaaaaagggaaaagtgaaCTGGAAGACAGGGAAGAATCAACAGACGATAAAGAAACACTTGAAAAAGAAAACCCAGAAGAGAATTCTGACGAAGAAGAAGCGAATGAGCAAATTAAGTCAGACGAAAACAAATCCACAGAAAAAGctgaagaagaaattattaaagataaaactGCCGAAGGTTCCACAGAACCCTATCAAGAACAAGAAGAGAGTGAGGAAGCGGAAGATGAAGAAGTTCAATCTGAAGAAAATCAATCGGAAATAAAACCTGAAGCGCAATCTgatgataaaaataatgaggAGCAAAGCGAGGAGGAATCTAAAGTAGAAaacggaaataaaaaattagaacagGAAGAAGCCGCTTTAAGACAAGCGCAAGAGGAAGAAGAGCAAcgtaaaaaagaagaaaacgaAAAAGCCCTTAGAGAGTACATCATTGATCACTTTGACGTTGATATAATCGATGGGGTCCCAGTGCCCAAGGGCGTCAAAGACACTCCTCGTTATAAAGAAATAGTGGAAAGTGTTAATAGCCCTTATGAAGAAAAAGATTTCTTTAATAACGGATATGATTACGGAAAAAATGCTGAAGACTTTTTAATAAGGCTTTTCGATGATAACGTAAAAAAGTTGGATAAGGTAGGGAATGCTATTGAAGAGGAAGGGGAGGAAGAGGCAGCTGAAGAAGAATCTAAAAAAAACGTTGCCAAGGCCGAGGAAACGCCTTGTGTTGAGGATGATGAGGATGAACCAGAGGATGAAGAAGATGTTGAAGAGAAAAAACCAATTGCGGCAAAGCTTACATATCCCCATGAacagaaatttgaagaaatttatacGGATTTCCGCAATAAACTCTCAAATCCGAATACCCAAGATAGTAATAAACTTGAAGTGATCCACCCCTACCTCCACAGTGGAGGTTTCAAGCAAGGAGGTGTAGAAATTCtggaaaacaatgaaaaagtCGTAACAGTGCCTTATGATTATGATTACGGCAGCAGTGAAAAAAAGCTAGTGATAGGAGTTACCCCCGCTCCTCCTCCAGCTAGAGTAAAAAGAAGTCTTCTGAACAGGTTAGTAAAGAGACAACTGGAGGAGGATGATGACTGGACTTACCAGCCGGAGAGCTATGATCCTAGTTTCAATTACAATTATGAAGTGGCTCGACCTAGAGGAGGAGAAGAAGTGAAAATACTGAGGAAGAAGGATGAGCCTTTGGGTCCTAAAGCTGTGGTGTTTGAAAACGAAAGTGGTAGACAAAAGACTTACATTAGAGTAAAGCAGAAGGAACAAGAAATGTATGGCTAG
- the Nle gene encoding notchless protein homolog 1: MTSEIEIQRLLCRFISETGESAGDMMDLPLNCTLHQLTLICNAILDQEEPIPYRFYIKEDEITTTLQKTLELTPLNTEGVVEIIYQQQAVFKVRPVTRCTASMPGHAEAVISVSFSPDGKHLASGSGDMTVRFWDINTQTPYQTCKGHKNWVLCIAWSPDSSKLASACKDGKIMIWDPKTGNQIGRTMTGHKQWITALSWEPYHKNPECRLLVSSSKDGDIKIWDSILCTIVLTISGHTKSVTVVKWGGMGLIYSASQDRTIKVWRATDGVLCRTLEGHAHWVNTLALNTDYILRIGAFDPVKDSNKDTFMPDKKKSQEFALQRFKEITEPIGERLVSGSDDFTLFLWNPEKDKKPLARLTGHQQLVNDVKFSPDGRIVASASFDKSIKLWDAKTGKFLTTLRGHVQAVYMVAFSADSRLMVSGSADSTLKLWNLKTRKLEVDLPGHADEVFAVDWSTDGLRVASGGKDKVLRLWQN; the protein is encoded by the coding sequence ATGACGTCTGAAATCGAAATCCAACGACTCTTATGTCGGTTTATATCTGAAACTGGTGAATCAGCTGGAGACATGATGGACCTACCCCTCAATTGCACCTTACATCAGCTAACTTTAATATGTAACGCTATATTAGATCAAGAAGAACCTATACCTTATCGCTTCTACATTAAAGAAGACGAAATAACTACCACCCTTCAAAAAACTTTGGAGCTCACTCCATTAAACACTGAAGGAGTAGTGGAGATCATTTATCAGCAGCAGGCAGTATTTAAAGTGCGTCCAGTTACAAGATGTACGGCTTCTATGCCTGGTCATGCAGAGGCAGTAATTTCAGTCAGTTTTTCTCCCGATGGAAAGCATTTGGCAAGTGGTTCTGGAGATATGACTGTGAGATTTTGGGATATAAATACACAGACTCCTTATCAAACTTGTAAAGGTCATAAAAACTGGGTTTTGTGTATAGCCTGGTCTCCAGATAGTAGCAAACTAGCGTCTGCATGTAAGGATGGGAAAATAATGATTTGGGATCCAAAAACTGGCAATCAAATTGGAAGAACTATGACAGGACATAAACAGTGGATAACAGCACTCAGCTGGGAGCCTTATCATAAAAACCCTGAATGTAGATTACTAGTAAGTTCATCAAAAGATGGAGATATAAAGATATGGGATTCAATTCTTTGCACTATAGTCTTGACAATATCTGGTCATACAAAAAGTGTAACTGTAGTTAAGTGGGGAGGAATGGGTTTAATTTACTCAGCTTCACAAGATAGGACTATTAAAGTGTGGAGAGCCACTGATGGTGTGCTATGCCGGACTTTAGAAGGACATGCCCATTGGGTTAACACATTAGCTTTGAACACTGATTATATTTTAAGAATAGGAGCATTCGATCCTGTGAAAGATTCCAATAAAGACACATTCATGCCTGATAAAAAGAAGTCACAAGAATTTGCTTTACAGCGGTTTAAAGAAATAACTGAACCCATAGGAGAGAGGCTTGTTTCAGGCTCAGATGACTTCACATTATTCTTATGGAATccagaaaaagacaaaaagcCATTGGCTCGTCTTACTGGTCACCAGCAATTAGTCaatgatgtaaaattttccCCTGATGGCAGAATAGTAGCATCTGCATCATTTGACAAATCTATTAAACTGTGGGATGCCAAGACAGGGAAATTTCTGACGACTTTGAGAGGGCATGTACAGGCAGTTTACATGGTGGCATTTAGTGCTGATTCAAGGTTGATGGTTAGTGGAAGTGCAGATTCTACTTTAAAACTGTGGAACTTAAAAACCAGGAAATTGGAAGTTGATTTACCAGGGCATGCTGATGAGGTGTTTGCAGTAGACTGGAGCACAGATGGATTAAGAGTGGCTTCTGGTGGGAAAGATAAGGTTTTAAGATTGTGGCAGAATTaa
- the LOC136413230 gene encoding mitochondrial 2-oxodicarboxylate carrier — protein MSDIQKLLKEAAIQIGSGGSAGFVEVCIMHPLDLIKTRLQIQTGRVVNRDDPKHYSGVFDCLRKMYKQEGMTSYWKGIVPPILAETPKRACKFFTFEQYKQLFLFGAPAPTPVTFSLAGFGAGVTEAILVNPFEVVKVTLQANKAVGKELPSTWIVTKNIVSKHGFGPQGLFKGVSATIWRNGLFNMVYFGFYHSVKGWLPECKDEIQEFLRKVSIGFVSGTLASCLNIPFDVAKSRIQGPQPIPGEIKYKGTFKSLSIVYKEEGYLALYKGLVPKVMRLGPGGAIMLVVYDYVNSYLTANFK, from the exons ATGTCAGACATTCAAAAGCTGCTCAAAGAAGCAGCCATTCAGATTGGCTCAGGGGGTTCTGCGG GATTTGTTGAAGTATGTATAATGCATCCCTTAGACCTGATCAAAACCCGCCTGCAAATACAGACTGGCAGAGTGGTAAATAGGGATGATCCGAAACACTACTCGGGGGTGTTTGACTGTCTCAGAAAAATGTACAAGCAAGAAGGCATGACGTCTTATTGGAAAGGAATTGTACCACCTATTTTGGCTGAGACTCCTAAAAGAGCTTGTAAA tttttcacttttgaacaatacaaacaattatttttgtttggaGCACCAGCCCCCACACCTGTG ACATTTTCTCTGGCTGGCTTTGGGGCTGGTGTAACTGAGGCCATTCTGGTGAATCCATTTGAAGTGGTGAAAGTTACTTTGCAAGCAAACAAGGCGGTGGGCAAGGAATTGCCAAGCACTTG gattgtaactaaaaatattgtcTCAAAACATGGCTTTGGCCCTCAGGGTTTATTTAAAGGAGTTAGCGCCACTATTTGGAGGAATGGTCTTTTCAATATGGTTTATTTTGGGTTTTACCATTCAGTTAAAGGGTGGTTGCCTGAGTGTAAg GATGAAATTCAAGAATTCTTAAGGAAAGTCTCTATAGGGTTTGTATCTGGCACTTTAGCTTCATGTCTAAACATACCTTTTGATGTTGCCAAATCGCGGATACAAGGGCCGCAACCAATACCTGgagaaattaaatacaaaGGCACTTTTAAGAGTTTATCCATTGTATACAAGGAGGAAGG ATATTTGGCCCTATATAAGGGACTTGTACCTAAGGTTATGAGGCTGGGCCCTGGGGGTGCCATTATGTTGGTGGTTTATGATTATGTCAACTCGTATTTGACCGCCAACTTTAAGTAG
- the LOC136413229 gene encoding uncharacterized protein, which translates to MSKQALLSQYKHELNKIKSKAKSSGLSEDEFNKLVEGSFQEIKTTNVTQNNNQKQFKICILISLLLSLVFYVLLNIHTPTSSIVLRNVQGFTYPALKIIRTVSLPLIKLFPSLTDLYDESCLVKNPHFYLADLDCSPCENVHSVIDLSGITSVNPYEKVSEGIPLVLKTSQHKVLWKDLQELYQNHSSILKHEMGQFLIKNMNVNPDILFTFKEEQMSSNVHVEWRIKKMAAARIIRKPFPKPNFFPDRSGQDIERFVYIDGPIAESYSLPNPECSYVFIIQGIGERTITLKPTKECQKQCKSVSVTMRPSYVLLYNWWYWRPVSLPSYTNSNLSISYMNSYC; encoded by the exons GAGCGAGGATGAGTTTAATAAACTGGTTGAGGGCTCATTTCAAGAAATTAAGACCACAAATGTGACTCAAAACAacaatcaaaaacaatttaaaatatgcattCTCATATCTCTGCTGTTGAGTCTggtattttatgttttattgaaCATACACACACCAACATCCAGCATTGTTCTAAGAAATGTACAGGGTTTTACATATCCTGCATTAAAAATCATAAGAACCGTGTCTCTGCctttaatcaaattatttcCTTCTTTAACAG ACTTGTATGACGAAAGTTGTCTGGTGAAGAACCCACATTTTTATTTGGCAGATTTAGACTGTTCCCCATGTGAAAATGTGCATTCTGTTATTGATTTGTCAGGGATAACCAGTGTCAATCCTTATGAAAAAGTCAGTGAAGGAATTCCTTTAGTATTAAAA acaTCTCAACATAAAGTGCTGTGGAAGGATCTACAAGAATTATATCAAAAtcattcttcaattttaaagcATGAAATGggacaatttttaataaaaaacatgaaCGTTAACCCAGAcatattatttacatttaaagaaGAGCAAATGTCTTCCAATGTCCATGTTGAGTGGAGAATCAAGAAAATGGCTGCTGCTAGGATTATTAGGAAGCCTTTTCCAAAGCCAAATTTTTTCCCTGATAG ATCTGGTCAAGATATAGAAAGATTTGTTTATATTGATGGCCCTATTGCCGAATCATACTCACTGCCCAATCCTGAATGTAGTTATGTGTTCATTATACAGGGAATAGGAGAAAGAACTATTACACTTAAACCTACTAAGGAGTGTCAAAAGCAATGCAAATCTGTATCAGTAACGATGAGACCTTCATATGTAT TGCTCTATAATTGGTGGTATTGGAGACCAGTTAGTCTTCCCAGCTATACCAATTCCAATTTATCCATATCTTACATGAATTCTTATTGCTGA